One region of Sphingomonas adhaesiva genomic DNA includes:
- a CDS encoding tetratricopeptide repeat protein — protein MSPAEKEAVQTFRAEVVEPSMTRLVIIDFWAEWCGPCKALAPVLEKVAADYADKGVVLAKVDTDKNQFIANQFQIRSIPTVYAMFQGQLVADLTPARTESQLRTMLDQLLRQLPVTGEAQAQEAELEPLIAMAEQVLADGDAERALSIFDQLSEMAPDHHAVLSGRIRALIALGDPDAAEALIATLPEELTKLPDIARAQSALALARSAPAVDDLAPLEAAVAANPQDWQARFDLANARMAAGDRDAAADHFLTIVQGERDWNEGAARQQLLKLFEVVGLEDPWVSAQRRRLSAILFG, from the coding sequence ATGTCACCGGCGGAGAAGGAAGCCGTCCAGACCTTCCGCGCCGAGGTCGTCGAACCGTCGATGACCCGGCTCGTCATCATCGATTTCTGGGCCGAATGGTGCGGCCCCTGCAAGGCGCTGGCGCCGGTCTTGGAGAAGGTCGCCGCCGATTACGCCGACAAGGGCGTCGTGCTGGCCAAGGTCGATACCGACAAGAACCAGTTCATCGCCAACCAATTCCAGATCCGCTCGATCCCGACCGTCTATGCGATGTTCCAGGGGCAGCTGGTCGCCGACCTGACCCCCGCGCGCACCGAATCACAGCTGCGCACCATGCTGGACCAGCTGCTGCGCCAGCTGCCGGTCACCGGCGAGGCGCAGGCGCAGGAGGCCGAGCTGGAGCCGCTGATCGCGATGGCGGAACAGGTGCTGGCCGACGGCGATGCCGAGCGTGCGCTGTCGATCTTCGACCAGCTGTCGGAGATGGCGCCCGATCATCACGCGGTGCTCTCGGGTCGCATCCGCGCGCTGATCGCGCTCGGCGATCCCGACGCCGCGGAGGCGTTGATCGCGACCCTGCCCGAGGAACTGACGAAGCTGCCCGACATCGCGCGCGCGCAATCGGCGCTGGCGCTGGCGCGCTCTGCCCCCGCGGTCGACGATCTCGCCCCGCTGGAGGCCGCCGTCGCGGCGAACCCGCAGGACTGGCAGGCGCGCTTCGACCTGGCAAACGCGCGCATGGCCGCGGGCGACCGCGACGCTGCGGCCGACCATTTCCTGACCATCGTCCAGGGCGAGCGCGACTGGAACGAGGGCGCGGCCCGGCAGCAGCTGCTGAAGCTGTTCGAGGTCGTCGGGCTGGAGGATCCTTGGGTGTCGGCGCAGCGCCGGCGACTGTCGGCGATCCTGTTCGGCTGA
- a CDS encoding Trm112 family protein, which translates to MSALDPWLLERLVCPLTRTPLRWDEAAGELVSDAARLAYPVRDGVPVLLIDAARPLAA; encoded by the coding sequence GTGAGCGCCCTCGATCCGTGGCTGCTCGAACGGCTGGTCTGCCCGCTGACCCGCACGCCGCTGCGGTGGGACGAAGCGGCGGGGGAGCTGGTGTCGGACGCCGCGCGTCTCGCCTATCCGGTCCGCGACGGCGTTCCCGTCCTGCTGATCGACGCCGCACGGCCGCTCGCGGCGTAG
- a CDS encoding DUF72 domain-containing protein: protein MTPPIRIGIGGWTYEPWRGTFYPDKLPARRELEHASRAVTAIEVNGTFYSSFKPATFATWRDTAPDGFVFALKASRYCVSRKVLGEAGESVQRFVGQGIVELGDKLGPILWQLPATKKFDAGEIAAFLALLPATQDGVALRHAIQVRHETFAVPGFVALCRAAGVAIVHGDAADYPALADVSGDLVYARLEKAREDVETGYDAGELDRWADVARGWAAGKSPAGLPYAAEPAPVRPRDVFVFFINGAKVRAPHGAMALIERVGR, encoded by the coding sequence ATGACACCCCCCATCCGAATCGGCATCGGCGGCTGGACCTACGAGCCGTGGCGCGGCACCTTCTATCCGGACAAGCTGCCCGCCAGGCGCGAGCTGGAGCATGCCAGCCGCGCCGTTACCGCGATCGAGGTGAACGGCACCTTCTACTCCTCGTTCAAGCCGGCGACCTTCGCCACCTGGCGCGACACCGCGCCGGACGGCTTCGTCTTTGCGTTGAAGGCGTCGCGCTATTGCGTGTCGCGCAAGGTGCTGGGCGAGGCGGGGGAGTCGGTGCAGCGCTTCGTCGGGCAGGGGATCGTCGAGCTGGGCGACAAGCTGGGCCCGATCCTGTGGCAGCTGCCCGCGACGAAGAAGTTCGACGCCGGGGAGATCGCGGCGTTCCTCGCCCTGTTGCCGGCGACGCAGGACGGCGTCGCGCTGCGCCACGCGATCCAGGTGCGGCACGAAACCTTTGCGGTGCCCGGGTTCGTTGCGCTGTGCCGCGCGGCGGGGGTGGCGATCGTCCATGGCGATGCGGCGGACTATCCCGCGCTGGCGGATGTGTCGGGCGACCTGGTCTATGCGCGGCTGGAGAAGGCGCGCGAGGACGTGGAGACCGGCTACGACGCGGGCGAGCTGGACCGCTGGGCCGACGTCGCGCGTGGCTGGGCGGCGGGGAAGTCGCCCGCGGGGCTGCCCTATGCCGCCGAGCCGGCGCCGGTGCGCCCGCGCGATGTGTTCGTCTTCTTCATCAACGGCGCGAAGGTGCGCGCACCGCACGGCGCGATGGCGCTGATCGAGCGGGTGGGGCGGTAG
- a CDS encoding TorF family putative porin, with protein MKYASLIPAALLAAIAVPAAAQEEAPPKPVTVSGSVAVVNDYRFRGVSQSDRNPAIQGGFTVAHESGFYVGTWGSNLAGWGTFGGANMELDLIAGYKTPIGGGGTLDVGATWYMYPGGFDNTDFIEPYAKLSGTAGPVSLTAGVAYAPKQEALGAWYANGTSAANGVYDRPGAKGDNLYVWGDGAVGIPDTGVTAKAHIGYSAGNRGLGPFATSVAPTGVYWDWLVGADYAIPSTPLTLGVAYVDTDITAGESAYLQPSFSRGQNGSGSIAASRVVFSLTAAF; from the coding sequence ATGAAGTACGCATCTCTGATCCCGGCAGCTCTGCTGGCCGCCATCGCCGTTCCCGCCGCCGCGCAGGAAGAGGCCCCGCCCAAGCCCGTCACGGTTTCCGGCTCGGTCGCGGTCGTCAACGACTATCGCTTCCGCGGCGTGTCGCAGTCGGATCGCAACCCGGCGATCCAGGGCGGCTTCACCGTCGCGCACGAAAGCGGCTTCTACGTCGGCACCTGGGGCTCGAACCTCGCGGGCTGGGGCACCTTCGGCGGCGCCAACATGGAGCTGGACCTGATCGCCGGCTACAAGACGCCGATCGGCGGGGGCGGCACGCTGGACGTGGGCGCGACCTGGTACATGTATCCGGGCGGCTTCGACAACACCGACTTCATCGAGCCTTATGCGAAGCTGTCGGGCACCGCCGGCCCGGTCAGCCTGACCGCGGGCGTCGCCTATGCCCCCAAGCAGGAGGCGCTGGGCGCCTGGTACGCCAACGGCACGTCGGCCGCGAACGGCGTCTACGACCGTCCCGGCGCGAAGGGCGACAATCTGTACGTCTGGGGCGACGGCGCGGTCGGCATCCCCGATACCGGCGTCACCGCGAAGGCGCATATCGGCTATTCCGCCGGCAACCGCGGCCTGGGGCCGTTCGCGACCAGCGTCGCCCCGACCGGCGTCTATTGGGACTGGCTGGTCGGTGCCGATTACGCGATCCCGTCGACCCCGCTGACGCTGGGCGTCGCCTATGTCGATACCGACATCACCGCCGGCGAGTCCGCCTATCTGCAACCCAGCTTCAGCCGCGGCCAGAACGGCAGCGGGTCGATCGCGGCGTCGCGCGTGGTCTTCTCGCTCACCGCCGCCTTCTGA
- a CDS encoding LON peptidase substrate-binding domain-containing protein, whose product MPGDTTRLSVFPLPGALLFPGLHLPLHIFEPRYRAMVSDAMARDRRIAMIQPRPDSPDRDRPALFDIGCVGRVAEVEAMEDGRYNLILEGLSLFRVIEELDVTTAFRQVEAMLIPSPVDEVLALGARSSLELESRRFAEAQGYAVDWDAVGRLDDMSLVNGIAQIAPFDVAAKQALLEAPDIATRADQLVQLMQFFSRHGGEDRVTLQ is encoded by the coding sequence ATGCCCGGCGACACCACCCGCCTGTCGGTGTTCCCGCTCCCCGGGGCCTTGCTGTTCCCGGGGCTGCACCTGCCGCTGCACATCTTCGAGCCGCGCTACCGGGCGATGGTGTCGGACGCGATGGCGCGCGACCGCCGCATCGCGATGATCCAGCCGCGCCCCGACAGCCCGGACCGCGACCGGCCCGCGCTATTCGACATCGGCTGCGTCGGGCGCGTCGCCGAGGTGGAGGCGATGGAGGACGGCCGCTACAACCTGATCCTGGAGGGGCTGTCGCTGTTCCGCGTGATCGAGGAACTCGACGTCACCACCGCCTTCCGCCAGGTCGAGGCGATGCTGATCCCGTCGCCGGTGGACGAGGTACTGGCGCTGGGCGCGCGATCGTCGCTGGAACTGGAGTCGCGCCGCTTCGCCGAGGCGCAGGGCTATGCGGTCGACTGGGATGCGGTCGGGCGGCTCGACGACATGAGCCTGGTCAACGGCATCGCGCAGATCGCCCCGTTCGACGTCGCCGCGAAGCAGGCGCTGCTGGAGGCGCCCGACATCGCGACGCGCGCCGACCAGCTGGTCCAGCTGATGCAATTCTTCAGTCGCCACGGCGGCGAGGACCGGGTGACGTTGCAGTGA
- a CDS encoding helix-turn-helix domain-containing protein — protein sequence MRTDANDEAWGLSDKEKDTLRLIVRGHDAKSIARTLDLSVHTVNERLRMARRKMSVSSSREAARLLHDSEGGRALVPQSLGDERIGEARMPRSTDDDGAPVDGAGRGDRRRPFLIGVTLMTIFLAALALVALPPAAPDPAVRTAAVATDPAAEQAARAWLETNDQGRWADSYAATGSAFRKLNTVRQWTIVSQRVRQPLGATISRRLVNAQDLPAPPDGYRVLTFRTRFANKEKDMVETVTLEREGGAWRPVGVTVE from the coding sequence ATGCGTACCGATGCGAACGATGAAGCGTGGGGCCTGTCCGACAAGGAAAAGGACACGTTGCGCCTGATCGTCCGCGGGCATGATGCCAAATCGATCGCGCGCACGCTCGACCTGTCGGTCCATACGGTCAACGAGCGGTTGCGCATGGCGCGCAGGAAGATGTCCGTCTCCAGCAGCAGGGAAGCGGCGCGACTGCTGCACGACAGCGAGGGCGGCCGGGCGCTCGTCCCCCAATCCCTTGGGGACGAGCGAATCGGGGAGGCACGCATGCCCCGGTCGACGGACGATGATGGCGCGCCGGTCGACGGCGCCGGACGGGGGGATCGCCGCCGTCCGTTCCTCATCGGAGTGACCCTCATGACGATCTTCCTCGCTGCCCTGGCGCTGGTGGCGCTGCCCCCCGCCGCACCCGACCCGGCCGTCCGGACCGCGGCCGTCGCGACCGATCCTGCGGCGGAGCAGGCGGCGCGCGCGTGGCTGGAGACGAACGATCAGGGTCGCTGGGCGGACAGCTATGCCGCGACCGGCAGCGCGTTTCGCAAGCTCAACACGGTCCGGCAATGGACCATTGTGTCGCAGCGCGTGCGACAGCCGCTGGGCGCGACGATCTCGCGTCGTCTGGTCAATGCGCAGGATTTGCCGGCGCCACCCGACGGCTATCGCGTCCTGACCTTCCGCACGCGCTTCGCGAACAAAGAGAAGGACATGGTCGAAACCGTCACGCTGGAGCGCGAGGGCGGCGCGTGGCGCCCGGTCGGCGTCACGGTCGAATGA
- a CDS encoding SulP family inorganic anion transporter: MPRLQFLGRDITASIVVFLVAMPLCMGIAIASGVPAEKGLITGIIGGIIVGALAGSPLQVSGPAAGLAVIVYELVRDQGLSALGPILVLAGAVQVAAGVFRLGGWFKAISPAVVHGMLAGIGVLIVVGQFHVLFDHRPLPSGLQNLAAAPSRLLGLSSDLRATEFAFAIALATIAAMLGWEKLRPASMKLLPGALVGVVAGTILSLILGVEVARVQVPDSIVGAITPPTGNAFMRLLDPSVIAAGVAIAFIASAETLLSAAAVDKMHAGVRTDYNKELRAQGVGNLLCGFAGALPMTGVIVRSSANVQAGAVTRLSAILHGVWILGFVAALPFVLTAIPMAALGAILVVTGFRLVSVKHATHLFRDYGVLPVAIWAATLVMVVATDLLTGVLVGIGLTMLELVPHLRRLRLKVFEASEGDAHAITLDGTATFVTLPKLSETLDRVPAGTHVRIDASRLDAVDHTSAEMLRDWFQRRRASGTRVEITGARGRIATLAAGSH; encoded by the coding sequence ATCCCCCGCCTCCAGTTCCTGGGGCGCGACATCACCGCATCGATCGTCGTCTTCCTCGTCGCCATGCCGCTCTGCATGGGGATCGCGATCGCCTCCGGCGTGCCCGCGGAGAAGGGGCTCATCACCGGCATCATCGGCGGCATCATCGTCGGGGCGCTGGCGGGCTCGCCGTTGCAGGTCAGCGGCCCCGCCGCGGGCCTCGCGGTCATCGTCTACGAGCTGGTGCGCGACCAGGGACTGAGCGCGCTCGGCCCGATCCTCGTGCTCGCCGGCGCGGTACAGGTCGCGGCCGGCGTGTTCCGGCTGGGCGGCTGGTTCAAGGCGATCTCGCCCGCGGTGGTGCACGGCATGCTCGCGGGCATCGGCGTGCTGATCGTCGTGGGCCAGTTCCACGTCCTGTTCGACCACCGCCCGCTGCCCAGCGGGTTGCAGAACCTGGCCGCCGCGCCCAGCCGCCTGCTCGGGCTGTCGTCCGACCTGCGCGCGACCGAGTTCGCGTTCGCGATCGCGCTCGCCACGATCGCGGCGATGCTGGGATGGGAGAAGCTGCGCCCGGCCTCGATGAAGCTGCTGCCCGGCGCGCTGGTCGGCGTGGTCGCGGGGACGATCCTGTCGCTGATCCTGGGGGTCGAGGTCGCGCGCGTACAGGTCCCCGATTCGATCGTCGGCGCGATCACGCCGCCGACCGGCAACGCCTTCATGCGGCTGCTCGACCCCTCCGTCATCGCCGCGGGCGTCGCGATCGCGTTCATCGCCTCGGCGGAAACGCTGCTGTCGGCCGCTGCGGTCGACAAGATGCACGCCGGGGTCCGCACCGACTATAACAAGGAGCTGCGCGCGCAGGGCGTCGGCAATCTGCTGTGCGGCTTCGCGGGCGCGCTGCCGATGACCGGCGTGATCGTCCGCTCCTCCGCCAACGTGCAGGCGGGGGCGGTCACGCGCCTGTCCGCCATCCTCCACGGCGTCTGGATCCTCGGCTTCGTCGCGGCGCTGCCGTTCGTGCTGACCGCGATCCCGATGGCGGCGCTGGGCGCGATCCTGGTCGTCACCGGCTTCCGCCTCGTCAGCGTGAAGCATGCGACGCACCTGTTCCGCGACTATGGCGTGCTGCCGGTCGCGATCTGGGCCGCGACGCTCGTCATGGTGGTCGCGACCGACCTGCTGACCGGCGTGCTGGTCGGCATCGGCCTCACCATGCTGGAGCTGGTTCCGCACCTGCGCCGGCTGCGGCTGAAGGTGTTCGAGGCGAGCGAGGGCGACGCGCACGCGATCACGCTCGACGGCACCGCGACCTTCGTCACGCTGCCCAAGCTGTCGGAGACGCTGGACCGCGTCCCCGCCGGCACCCATGTCCGCATCGACGCCTCGCGACTCGATGCGGTGGATCACACCAGCGCGGAGATGCTGCGCGACTGGTTCCAGCGGCGCCGCGCATCGGGTACGCGGGTCGAGATCACCGGCGCGCGTGGCCGGATCGCCACACTTGCGGCGGGAAGCCACTGA
- the ribB gene encoding 3,4-dihydroxy-2-butanone-4-phosphate synthase: protein MVAKPAELARLRHGYLSSPEEIIEEARNGRMFILVDDEDRENEGDLVIPAQMATPEKINFMARYGRGLICLAMTKERIDALGLPLMSRHNGTRHETAFTVSIEAKEGVTTGISAADRARTVATAIDMTKGAADIVTPGHVFPLVARDGGVLVRAGHTEAAVDVSRLAGLNPSGVICEIMNEDGTMSRLDDLVGFAQLHSLKIGTIRDLIAYRRRHDHLVELASEAPFTSRWGGDWTVRAYRNKATGTEQIALVKGRIDPTRPTLVRMHALSPFADMFGEDSERSDILSRSMEIIAGEGAGVIVVVNRQREDAFTTAVRRKAGEPVKVDMEELRDYGVGAMILAELGVHDMVLLTNTHHTLVGLEGYGLTIVGERKID, encoded by the coding sequence GTGGTCGCTAAGCCTGCGGAACTGGCGCGGCTGCGCCACGGATACCTGTCTTCCCCCGAAGAGATCATCGAGGAGGCACGCAACGGCCGGATGTTCATCCTGGTCGACGACGAGGATCGCGAGAACGAGGGCGACCTCGTCATCCCGGCGCAGATGGCGACGCCCGAAAAGATCAACTTCATGGCACGCTACGGCCGCGGCCTCATCTGCCTGGCGATGACCAAGGAGCGCATCGACGCGCTCGGGCTGCCGCTGATGAGCCGCCACAACGGCACGCGGCACGAAACCGCCTTCACCGTCTCGATCGAGGCGAAGGAGGGGGTGACCACCGGCATCTCCGCCGCCGATCGCGCGCGCACCGTCGCCACCGCGATCGACATGACGAAGGGCGCGGCGGACATCGTCACGCCCGGCCACGTCTTCCCGCTCGTCGCGCGCGACGGCGGCGTGCTGGTGCGCGCCGGCCATACCGAGGCCGCGGTCGACGTCTCGCGCCTCGCCGGGCTCAACCCCTCGGGCGTGATCTGCGAGATCATGAACGAGGACGGGACGATGTCGCGGCTCGACGACCTCGTCGGCTTCGCGCAGCTCCATTCGCTCAAGATCGGCACGATCCGCGACCTGATCGCCTATCGCCGCCGCCACGACCATCTGGTCGAGCTGGCGTCGGAGGCGCCGTTCACCAGCCGCTGGGGCGGCGACTGGACCGTGCGCGCCTATCGCAACAAGGCGACGGGGACCGAGCAGATCGCGCTGGTGAAGGGCCGCATCGACCCCACCCGCCCGACGCTGGTGCGGATGCACGCGCTGTCCCCCTTCGCCGACATGTTCGGCGAGGACAGCGAGCGCTCCGACATCCTGTCGCGCTCGATGGAGATCATCGCGGGCGAAGGCGCCGGGGTGATCGTCGTCGTCAACCGCCAGCGCGAGGATGCCTTCACCACCGCGGTGCGCCGCAAGGCGGGCGAGCCGGTGAAGGTCGATATGGAGGAATTGCGCGATTACGGCGTCGGCGCGATGATCCTGGCCGAGCTGGGCGTCCACGACATGGTGCTGCTCACCAACACCCACCACACGCTCGTCGGGCTCGAGGGATACGGGCTGACGATCGTGGGCGAGAGGAAGATCGACTGA
- a CDS encoding riboflavin synthase, producing MFTGIVTDIGTIRQIEQRGDLRVVVDTAYDTETVDLGASIACSGVCLTVVDKGPNWFAVDVSGETISRTAQGQWVEGRRLNLERAMKLGDELGGHIVTGHVDGIAEVIGTCAEGDSKRIGFRVTPDLAPFLAPKGSVTVDGVSLTVNDVRDEDGGTRFAINLIPHTRSVTTLGALEPGVAVNIEIDVLARYLQRMEHYRGR from the coding sequence ATGTTCACCGGCATCGTCACCGACATCGGCACCATCCGCCAGATCGAGCAGCGCGGCGACCTGCGCGTGGTGGTCGACACCGCCTATGATACCGAGACGGTCGACCTGGGCGCGTCGATCGCCTGCTCGGGCGTCTGCCTGACGGTGGTGGATAAGGGTCCGAACTGGTTCGCGGTCGACGTCTCGGGCGAAACCATCAGCCGCACCGCACAGGGCCAGTGGGTCGAGGGGCGCCGCCTCAACCTCGAACGCGCGATGAAGCTGGGCGACGAACTCGGCGGGCATATCGTCACCGGCCATGTCGACGGCATCGCCGAGGTGATCGGCACGTGCGCGGAGGGCGATTCGAAGCGGATCGGCTTTCGCGTCACCCCGGACCTGGCGCCGTTCCTCGCGCCCAAGGGATCGGTGACGGTCGACGGCGTCTCGCTGACCGTCAACGACGTGCGCGACGAGGATGGCGGAACCCGTTTCGCGATCAACCTGATCCCGCACACCCGGTCGGTCACGACGCTGGGCGCGCTGGAGCCGGGCGTCGCGGTGAATATCGAGATCGACGTGCTGGCGCGTTACCTGCAACGGATGGAGCATTATCGTGGTCGCTAA
- a CDS encoding response regulator transcription factor: MTAPTILLVEDDPSLRMLTARALQENGFTVRPASAAPEMWLALDSGPVDLVLLDIMLPGTSGIDLCRSLRQKSDVPIIFMSARASETDRVVGLELGADDYIAKPFGTRELVARVRAVLRRPALDRRAGAGDQGMLTFDGWTVNLPRRELASPTGAIVDLTGAEFDLLVVLADHAQRVIARERLIELSRTRLGDSSDRSIDVLISRLRRKLGSAGAPAPIVTVRGVGYMLNAPVERV; the protein is encoded by the coding sequence ATGACCGCCCCTACGATCCTGCTCGTCGAGGACGATCCCTCGCTCCGCATGTTGACCGCGCGCGCGCTGCAGGAGAACGGCTTCACCGTCCGCCCCGCCTCCGCCGCGCCGGAAATGTGGCTGGCGCTCGATTCGGGGCCGGTCGATCTCGTCCTGCTCGACATCATGCTGCCCGGCACCAGCGGGATCGACCTGTGCCGGTCGCTGCGGCAGAAGAGCGACGTGCCGATCATCTTCATGTCGGCGCGCGCCAGCGAGACCGACCGCGTCGTCGGGCTGGAGCTGGGCGCGGACGATTATATCGCCAAGCCGTTCGGCACGCGCGAGCTGGTGGCGCGGGTGCGCGCGGTGCTGCGCCGCCCCGCGCTCGATCGCCGCGCGGGCGCGGGCGACCAGGGGATGCTCACCTTCGACGGCTGGACCGTGAACCTGCCGCGGCGCGAGCTGGCGTCGCCCACCGGCGCGATCGTCGACCTGACGGGGGCGGAGTTCGACCTGCTGGTGGTGCTGGCCGACCATGCGCAGCGCGTCATCGCGCGCGAGCGGTTGATCGAGCTGTCGCGCACGCGCCTGGGCGACAGCTCCGACCGCTCGATCGACGTGCTCATCAGCCGGCTGCGTCGCAAGCTGGGGAGCGCGGGCGCGCCGGCGCCGATCGTCACGGTGCGCGGCGTCGGCTATATGCTCAACGCCCCGGTGGAGCGCGTTTGA
- a CDS encoding ATP-binding protein: protein MTRFRRPAIGLLGQVVAILLLTLLIEFGTSTLLYERASSFAVRDDEAHRLAEHLVISRRLMNERAPAQRPAMAAELTTDRYALQWSMALPEPPRISPSLNEMRRQIVEWEPSLKGSDLRVRLQSPGRSSVVAGGLRLADGSWLYFRTLEPVANINLAFERIALALIPAIALMVLGGVLLRRAFLPLRRLAVAAEQVGRGGMGGAVVPVEEDGPGEVRRVVTAFNRMQDRIQALIAGRTQALAAVGHDLRTPLARLHLRIEALDADETRDAIVHDVEEMEAMITSLLAFLGGDADPERPTSVDLAVMCATLADDAQDRGRDAAYVGPDHCEWRVRRIGFKRALMNLVDNALHYGERVTITLIPGGETLTIRVEDDGPGIPDDELEHVLEPFVRLDPARGRDTVGFGLGLPIVQLAVATEGGTLTLANRREGGLCAQIVLPHTGRVQHVSSSPRA from the coding sequence TTGACCCGTTTCAGGCGTCCCGCGATCGGCCTGCTGGGACAGGTCGTCGCGATCCTGCTGCTGACGCTGCTGATCGAATTCGGCACCAGCACGCTTCTCTACGAGCGCGCCAGCAGCTTCGCCGTCCGCGACGACGAGGCGCACCGGCTGGCCGAGCATCTGGTCATCAGCCGCCGCCTGATGAACGAGCGCGCGCCGGCGCAGCGTCCGGCGATGGCGGCCGAGCTGACCACCGATCGCTATGCGCTGCAATGGAGCATGGCGCTGCCCGAGCCGCCGCGCATCTCGCCCTCGCTGAACGAGATGCGACGCCAGATCGTCGAATGGGAGCCGTCGCTCAAGGGCTCTGACCTGCGCGTGCGGCTGCAATCGCCGGGGCGCAGCTCGGTCGTGGCGGGCGGGCTGCGGCTGGCGGACGGCAGCTGGCTGTACTTCCGCACGCTGGAGCCGGTGGCGAACATCAACCTGGCGTTCGAGCGGATCGCGCTGGCGCTGATCCCCGCGATCGCGCTGATGGTGCTGGGCGGCGTGCTGCTGCGGCGCGCCTTCCTGCCGCTGCGCCGGCTCGCGGTCGCCGCCGAGCAGGTGGGTCGCGGTGGGATGGGGGGTGCGGTCGTCCCGGTCGAGGAGGATGGCCCCGGCGAGGTGCGCCGCGTCGTCACCGCGTTCAACCGCATGCAGGACCGCATCCAGGCGCTGATCGCGGGGCGCACGCAGGCGCTGGCGGCGGTCGGTCACGACCTGCGCACCCCGCTCGCGCGGCTCCACTTGCGTATCGAGGCGCTCGACGCGGACGAGACGCGGGATGCGATCGTCCACGATGTCGAGGAGATGGAGGCGATGATTACGTCGCTGCTCGCCTTCCTGGGCGGCGACGCCGATCCGGAGCGCCCGACGTCGGTCGATCTGGCGGTGATGTGCGCGACGCTGGCCGACGATGCGCAGGACCGCGGGCGCGACGCGGCCTATGTCGGGCCGGACCATTGCGAGTGGCGCGTCCGCCGCATCGGCTTCAAGCGCGCGCTGATGAACCTGGTCGACAACGCGCTTCATTACGGCGAGCGCGTGACGATCACGCTGATCCCCGGCGGCGAGACGCTCACCATCCGCGTGGAGGACGACGGCCCCGGCATCCCCGACGACGAGCTGGAGCATGTGCTCGAACCCTTCGTGCGGCTCGACCCGGCGCGCGGGCGCGATACGGTGGGGTTCGGGCTGGGGCTGCCGATCGTCCAGCTGGCGGTCGCGACCGAGGGCGGCACGCTGACGCTCGCCAACCGGCGCGAGGGCGGTCTGTGCGCGCAGATCGTGCTGCCGCACACGGGGCGGGTCCAGCACGTGTCGTCGTCGCCCCGGGCCTGA
- the ribH gene encoding 6,7-dimethyl-8-ribityllumazine synthase — MANVLIVEARFYDHLNDMLVAGARAAIEGASHSCEVLTVPGALEVPGAIALAADSERYDAFVALGVVIRGETYHFEIVANESARGIMALTLDGLAIGNGILTTENEAQAIARADPAQLDKGGGAARAALAMLDLRERLG, encoded by the coding sequence ATGGCGAACGTCCTGATCGTGGAAGCGCGCTTCTACGACCACCTCAACGACATGCTGGTCGCAGGCGCCAGGGCCGCGATCGAGGGCGCGAGCCACAGCTGCGAGGTGCTGACCGTCCCCGGCGCGCTGGAGGTGCCCGGCGCGATCGCGCTGGCGGCGGACAGCGAGCGCTACGACGCCTTCGTGGCACTCGGCGTCGTCATCCGCGGCGAAACCTATCATTTCGAGATCGTGGCGAACGAAAGCGCGCGCGGCATCATGGCGCTGACGCTCGACGGCCTCGCCATCGGCAACGGCATCCTGACGACCGAGAACGAGGCGCAGGCGATCGCGCGCGCCGACCCCGCGCAGCTCGACAAGGGCGGCGGCGCGGCACGCGCCGCGCTGGCGATGCTGGACCTGCGCGAGCGGCTGGGGTGA